One window of the Octopus sinensis linkage group LG3, ASM634580v1, whole genome shotgun sequence genome contains the following:
- the LOC115209219 gene encoding actin-related protein 2/3 complex subunit 4, with amino-acid sequence MAATLRPYLNAVKHTLTAAMCLQNFESQVVERHNKPEVEVKTSKELLLTPVVISRNEKEKVLIEGSINSLRISIAVKQADEIEKILCHKFMRFMMMRAENFIILRRKPVEGYDISFLITNFHTEQMFKHKLVDFIIQFMEEIDKEISEMKLAVNSRARLSAEEFLKRF; translated from the exons GCCGCCACATTACGTCCCTATTTAAATGCTGTGAAACACACTCTTACAGCAGCAATGTGTTTGCAGAACTTTGAATCACAAGTTGTAGAACGACACAATAAACCAGAAGTTGAAGTTAA AACCAGCAAAGAATTGTTGCTAACCCCTGTTGTAATCAGtcgaaatgaaaaagaaaaagtattgaTTGAAGGTTCTATTAATTCATTGAGGATAAGTATAGCAGTAAAACAG GCTgatgaaattgagaaaattttatgtcACAAATTCATGAGATTTATGATGATGAGAGccgaaaattttattattttacgaaGAAAACCAGTGGAG GGTTATGACATCAGCTTCCTAATCACCAATTTCCATACAGAGCAGATGTTCAAACATAAACTGGTTGACTTCATCATTCAGTTTATGGAGGAGATTGATAAAGAAATCAGTGAAATGAAATTAGCAGTCAATTCTAGAGCTCGACTGAGTGCTGAAGAATTCTTAAAGAGATTTTAG